The proteins below are encoded in one region of Streptomyces ficellus:
- the fxsBH gene encoding radical SAM/SPASM protein FxsBH, inactivated beta-hydroxylase extension form, producing the protein MTGPLVPFREIVLKVHSRCDLACDHCYIYEHADQSWRTRPKTISDQAISWTALRLAEHATKHALPSVSVILHGGEPLLAGPARLRRVCEELTTALAPVTALDLRIHTNGLQLSPRHLDLFDEFGVKVGISLDGDRTANDRHRRFADGRSSHPLVLKAIGLLHQERYRHLDLGLLCTIDVANDPVAVYDALVALEPPRVDFLLPHATWEEPPPRPDGSPTAYAEWILAVFDRWNDGGRPVPVRLFESVLSTLNGGPSLTESLGLAPTDLVVVETDGTLEQVDSLKSAYEGAAATGFDVYHHSLDDVAAHPGVRARQLGLAGVGETCRRCPVVRSCGGGLYTHRYRADSEFDNPSVYCADLEALVRGIEHRTAAATAAPAVTEPGALVAEQHELTRVLLAELHSALDGRGGERWTAAWELAAAVERTSDGLDEVLAHPYTRTWLLDCLDALREGRAGAAALAGELSRYVAAAAVRGGVDLPVPVAPRGGVLYLPTLGELRLDAPGGAEVRATGEGFSVRTAQGAELRVERLAEEGAGWRPVRRGPGGVALDDLDPYRDRFGAPATGRLTRAAATDWSGRLEGAWALLRDAVPEQAGEAAACLTTLTPLTGAEPAVGRHGYGALGLPVRGDERELAGALLRGFRRAKLRALLDVADLYALDGAWSHPSPWREEPVPVSALLAEAFERVGLPFDLASGCAAEGDIPSGHSDRAERALDLLESAAELTVSGKLLVAGVREELYRSRNRSAVPVRG; encoded by the coding sequence ATGACTGGACCCCTGGTCCCATTCCGCGAGATCGTCCTGAAGGTCCACAGCAGGTGTGATCTTGCCTGTGACCACTGCTACATCTACGAACACGCTGATCAGAGCTGGCGTACCCGCCCCAAGACAATCTCTGACCAGGCCATCTCCTGGACAGCTCTGCGACTGGCCGAGCATGCCACGAAACATGCCCTGCCCTCCGTGTCAGTGATCCTGCACGGAGGGGAGCCTCTGCTGGCGGGGCCCGCGCGCCTCAGGCGCGTCTGCGAGGAGCTGACCACCGCCCTCGCCCCGGTCACCGCCCTGGACCTCCGGATCCACACCAACGGGCTCCAGCTCAGCCCCCGCCACCTCGACCTCTTCGACGAGTTCGGCGTCAAGGTGGGCATCTCCCTCGACGGCGACAGGACGGCCAACGACCGCCACCGCCGCTTCGCCGACGGCCGCAGCAGCCACCCCCTCGTACTGAAGGCGATCGGCCTCCTGCACCAGGAGCGCTACCGCCACCTCGACCTCGGCCTGCTCTGCACCATCGACGTGGCCAACGACCCCGTCGCCGTGTACGACGCACTCGTCGCGCTCGAACCGCCGCGCGTCGACTTCCTGCTGCCGCACGCCACGTGGGAAGAGCCCCCGCCGCGCCCCGACGGCTCGCCCACCGCGTACGCCGAGTGGATCCTCGCCGTGTTCGACCGGTGGAACGACGGCGGGAGGCCCGTCCCGGTACGCCTCTTCGAGTCCGTCCTGTCCACCCTGAACGGCGGCCCCAGCCTCACCGAGTCCCTCGGGCTGGCCCCCACCGACCTCGTGGTCGTCGAGACCGACGGCACCCTCGAACAGGTCGACTCCCTCAAGAGCGCCTACGAAGGCGCCGCCGCCACCGGGTTCGACGTCTACCACCACTCCCTCGACGACGTCGCCGCCCACCCCGGCGTCCGCGCCCGCCAGCTCGGCCTCGCCGGAGTCGGTGAGACCTGTCGCCGGTGCCCCGTCGTCCGCTCCTGCGGCGGCGGTCTCTACACCCACCGCTACCGGGCCGACAGCGAATTCGACAACCCGTCCGTCTACTGTGCCGACCTCGAAGCGCTCGTCCGGGGCATCGAGCACCGCACCGCCGCCGCCACCGCCGCGCCCGCCGTGACCGAACCCGGTGCCCTCGTCGCCGAGCAGCACGAACTGACCCGGGTGCTCCTCGCCGAACTGCACAGCGCACTCGACGGCCGCGGCGGCGAGCGGTGGACGGCCGCCTGGGAGCTGGCCGCGGCCGTCGAACGGACCTCCGACGGGCTGGACGAGGTGCTCGCCCACCCCTACACCCGCACCTGGCTCCTGGACTGCCTGGACGCCCTGCGCGAGGGGCGCGCCGGGGCGGCCGCCCTCGCGGGGGAGCTGTCGCGGTACGTGGCCGCCGCCGCCGTACGGGGCGGGGTCGACCTGCCGGTGCCCGTCGCCCCCCGGGGCGGCGTGCTGTACCTGCCCACCTTGGGCGAACTGCGCCTGGACGCGCCGGGCGGGGCCGAGGTGCGGGCCACCGGCGAGGGCTTCTCGGTGCGGACCGCCCAGGGCGCCGAACTGCGCGTCGAGCGGCTCGCGGAGGAGGGCGCCGGGTGGCGGCCGGTCCGCCGGGGGCCGGGCGGCGTCGCGCTGGACGACCTCGACCCGTACCGGGACCGCTTCGGCGCGCCCGCCACCGGCAGGCTCACCCGGGCCGCGGCGACGGACTGGAGCGGCCGGCTGGAGGGGGCCTGGGCGCTGCTGCGGGACGCCGTGCCGGAGCAGGCCGGGGAGGCCGCCGCGTGCCTGACCACCCTCACGCCCCTGACCGGGGCGGAGCCTGCCGTGGGCCGGCACGGGTACGGGGCGCTGGGCCTGCCGGTGCGGGGCGACGAGCGGGAGCTGGCCGGGGCGCTGCTGCGCGGTTTCCGGCGGGCCAAGCTGCGGGCGCTGCTCGACGTCGCGGACCTCTACGCGCTGGACGGTGCCTGGAGTCATCCCTCGCCCTGGCGGGAGGAGCCGGTGCCGGTCTCCGCGCTGCTCGCCGAGGCGTTCGAGCGGGTCGGCCTCCCGTTCGATCTCGCCTCCGGTTGTGCGGCGGAGGGGGACATCCCTTCCGGCCATTCCGATCGGGCGGAAAGGGCTCTCGACCTGCTGGAAAGCGCCGCCGAACTTACCGTCTCGGGCAAACTGCTGGTCGCCGGCGTGCGCGAGGAGCTTTACCGATCAAGGAATCGGTCCGCCGTGCCAGTCCGTGGATGA
- a CDS encoding TIR-like protein FxsC: protein MQASSQARAADHRPYFFLSYAHTPRYGAGGPDPDMWVERLFRDLCGHVMAMTDLPAGAPAGFIDREIRSGEGWSERLGEVLATCRVFVPLFSPRYFASEMCGKEWYAFATRAIYHHAKHNRPAEAIVPALWVPVPPEHLPGPAERLQFNHRDFGDRYVTDGLYGLIKLRIFAEEYERAVYELAKRIVSVADTAAISPARPVDYRSVPSAFGTPGRGPRPLHVTVAAPTRHDLPEGRDPAYYGDMPQDWNPYHPDAARPLAYVTEDLVRSLNYQATVSSFDHDSGPPDSKQPPSRPEILLLDRWALKDDACRERLAAFDAEHRPWVSVVVPRNQTDHQSRAADAELHRTLEETMPVKMGQGRAASRAAARGVPSMEAFGQILPQVVEAAAQQYLRHAAVYPPAGGRHTERPRLRGPMAGELGTTHYTPETHEIAPDAEDLDDSQS, encoded by the coding sequence GTGCAGGCGTCATCGCAAGCGCGAGCGGCGGACCATCGGCCGTACTTCTTTCTGAGTTATGCGCACACGCCGAGGTACGGAGCCGGTGGCCCCGATCCCGACATGTGGGTCGAGCGGCTCTTCCGCGATCTGTGCGGCCACGTGATGGCCATGACGGATCTCCCCGCCGGAGCCCCGGCGGGCTTCATCGACCGGGAGATACGGTCCGGCGAAGGCTGGTCGGAACGGCTGGGGGAAGTCCTGGCCACCTGCCGGGTCTTCGTCCCCCTGTTCTCACCCCGCTACTTCGCCAGCGAGATGTGCGGCAAGGAGTGGTACGCCTTCGCCACCCGGGCCATCTACCACCACGCCAAACACAACAGACCCGCCGAGGCGATAGTCCCCGCCCTGTGGGTCCCCGTCCCGCCCGAACACCTCCCCGGCCCCGCCGAACGACTCCAGTTCAACCACCGCGACTTCGGCGACCGGTACGTCACCGACGGACTCTACGGCCTCATCAAACTCCGCATATTCGCCGAGGAGTACGAACGGGCCGTCTACGAACTCGCCAAACGCATCGTCTCCGTCGCCGACACCGCGGCCATCAGCCCCGCCAGGCCCGTCGACTACCGCTCCGTCCCCAGCGCCTTCGGCACCCCCGGCCGGGGCCCCCGGCCCCTCCACGTCACCGTCGCCGCCCCCACCCGCCACGACCTGCCCGAGGGCCGCGACCCCGCGTACTACGGCGACATGCCGCAGGACTGGAACCCGTACCACCCCGACGCCGCCCGGCCGCTCGCCTACGTCACCGAGGACCTCGTCCGCTCGCTCAACTACCAGGCGACCGTCTCCTCCTTCGACCACGACTCCGGCCCGCCCGACTCCAAACAGCCCCCCAGCCGCCCCGAGATCCTGCTCCTCGACCGCTGGGCCCTCAAGGACGACGCGTGCCGCGAACGGCTCGCCGCCTTCGACGCGGAACACCGCCCCTGGGTGAGCGTCGTCGTCCCCCGCAACCAGACCGACCACCAGAGCCGGGCGGCGGACGCCGAACTCCACCGGACGCTCGAAGAGACCATGCCCGTCAAGATGGGCCAGGGCCGCGCCGCCAGCCGCGCCGCCGCCAGAGGCGTACCGAGCATGGAGGCGTTCGGCCAGATCCTGCCCCAGGTGGTGGAGGCGGCCGCGCAGCAGTACCTGCGGCACGCCGCCGTCTACCCGCCCGCGGGCGGCCGGCACACCGAACGGCCCCGGCTGCGCGGCCCCATGGCGGGAGAACTGGGCACCACGCACTACACACCCGAGACCCACGAGATCGCGCCCGATGCGGAGGACCTGGATGACAGCCAGTCGTGA
- the fxsA gene encoding FxSxx-COOH cyclophane-containing RiPP peptide: MPLAEIDVRGAAAAKKLSRVLPSVSDRTERVTTFNSAL; the protein is encoded by the coding sequence GTGCCACTCGCCGAGATCGACGTGCGAGGAGCGGCAGCCGCCAAGAAGCTCAGCCGGGTCCTGCCGTCCGTGAGTGACCGTACCGAGCGCGTCACGACGTTCAACTCGGCGCTCTAA
- a CDS encoding S1 family peptidase, whose protein sequence is MRIKRTTPLGRTARRPRLLAVATGLAAAATLAVPAANADAPRTFSAAELSAAGTAVLKADVPGTAWHVDGATGTLVVTADSTVSAAEIAEIKRRAGTNAGALRIERTPGTFTKLISGGDATYATSWRCSLGFNVRDSAGTTYFLTAGHCTDGAGTWYANSGRTTVLGPTHGSSFPNNDYGIVRYSNGSIAKPGTVGGVDITSAANATVGMSVTRRGSTTGTHSGSVTGLNATVNYGGGDVVYGMIRTNVCAEPGDSGGPLYSGSRAIGLTSGGSGNCSSGGTTFFQPVTEALSAYRVSVY, encoded by the coding sequence GTGAGGATCAAGCGCACCACCCCCCTCGGCCGCACGGCCAGACGGCCCCGCCTGCTCGCCGTCGCCACCGGTCTCGCCGCCGCCGCCACCCTCGCGGTCCCCGCCGCGAACGCCGACGCACCGCGCACGTTCAGCGCCGCCGAACTGTCAGCCGCCGGCACGGCCGTCCTGAAGGCCGACGTGCCGGGCACCGCCTGGCACGTCGACGGGGCGACCGGCACCCTGGTGGTCACCGCCGACTCGACCGTGTCCGCGGCCGAGATAGCCGAGATCAAGCGCCGGGCGGGCACGAACGCCGGCGCCCTGAGGATCGAGCGCACCCCCGGCACCTTCACCAAGCTGATATCCGGCGGCGATGCCACCTACGCCACCAGCTGGCGCTGCTCGCTCGGGTTCAACGTCCGCGACAGCGCGGGCACCACGTACTTCCTCACCGCCGGCCACTGCACCGACGGCGCGGGCACCTGGTACGCCAACTCGGGCCGGACCACCGTCCTCGGGCCGACCCACGGTTCCAGCTTCCCGAACAACGACTACGGGATCGTGCGCTACTCCAACGGCTCCATCGCCAAACCCGGGACCGTCGGTGGCGTCGACATCACCAGCGCCGCCAACGCCACCGTCGGCATGTCGGTCACCCGCCGCGGCTCCACCACCGGCACCCACAGCGGTTCGGTCACCGGCCTGAACGCCACGGTCAACTACGGCGGCGGCGACGTCGTCTACGGCATGATCCGGACGAACGTGTGCGCCGAACCCGGCGACAGCGGCGGCCCGCTCTACTCGGGCAGCCGGGCCATCGGGCTCACCTCCGGCGGCAGCGGCAACTGCTCCTCGGGTGGCACGACGTTCTTCCAGCCGGTCACCGAGGCCCTGAGCGCCTACCGGGTCAGCGTCTACTGA
- a CDS encoding DUF4231 domain-containing protein — MVFRNADLPALFHRADEIAIARQREAVQDTRLQLWLLVLGACLAAVPGGWRVGDTFQLAGALSAFAYAGVLLATYRASRRRAKSHWQLNRSAAEFIKSMCWRYAVHGAPFDAGFPDPDGEFLSRLEAGLGELRKVGWSDPRASAPADDRSELITPAMRMLRDKPFRVRKETYVRDRLIEQRNWYHRKTVVSRRATTLWSATISVLTVLALFLGVLRTFSVGDSAVLAGLLSAAAAACVAWSEIRRHQPLIAAHSLVEEDLAAMHTAMETVIGEDRWAAAVYETERVVSPQHTDWLVQHRR; from the coding sequence ATGGTGTTCCGCAACGCAGACCTGCCCGCCCTGTTCCACCGGGCGGACGAGATCGCCATCGCCCGGCAGCGGGAAGCGGTGCAGGACACGCGCTTACAGCTGTGGCTGCTGGTCCTGGGCGCCTGCCTCGCGGCGGTGCCCGGCGGCTGGCGCGTCGGGGACACCTTCCAACTGGCCGGAGCACTCAGCGCGTTCGCGTACGCCGGTGTGCTCCTGGCCACGTACCGCGCCTCCCGGCGCCGGGCGAAATCGCATTGGCAACTGAACCGTTCCGCCGCCGAGTTCATCAAGTCGATGTGCTGGCGCTACGCGGTGCACGGCGCGCCCTTCGACGCCGGCTTCCCCGACCCGGACGGGGAATTCCTGTCCCGGCTGGAGGCGGGGCTGGGCGAACTGCGGAAGGTCGGCTGGTCCGATCCGCGCGCCTCCGCTCCGGCCGACGACCGGTCGGAACTCATCACCCCGGCCATGCGGATGCTCCGCGACAAACCCTTCCGGGTACGCAAGGAGACGTATGTGAGGGACCGGCTGATCGAGCAGCGCAACTGGTACCACAGGAAGACGGTGGTGTCGCGCCGGGCCACCACGCTGTGGTCCGCCACCATCTCGGTGCTCACCGTCCTCGCCCTCTTCCTGGGCGTGTTGCGGACCTTCTCGGTCGGCGACTCGGCCGTGCTCGCCGGGCTGCTGTCGGCCGCGGCGGCCGCGTGCGTCGCCTGGAGCGAGATCCGCCGCCACCAGCCGCTGATAGCGGCGCACTCCCTGGTGGAGGAGGACCTGGCGGCCATGCACACCGCCATGGAGACGGTGATCGGCGAGGACCGGTGGGCGGCGGCCGTGTACGAGACCGAGCGCGTCGTCTCGCCCCAGCACACCGACTGGCTGGTCCAGCACCGGCGCTGA
- the fxsT gene encoding FxSxx-COOH system tetratricopeptide repeat protein, protein MTASRDGRIVTFYSYKGGTGRTMALANTAWILAANGKRVLAVDWDLEAPGLHRFFHPFLDPSTLGATTGVIDLITEYAWAATSPVQRPDDWHRDYARIQPHAVSLAPEALGWEFPDGGTLDFVSAGKQNREYSATVSTFDWDNFYDRLGGGHFFDALRDDMKANYDYVLIDSRTGLSDIADICTVHLPDALVDCFTLSDQSMDGAAAVARQIDERYGGRGIRIFPVPMRIDEGEKEKADAGRALARLKFDGFPTGMTGEELAAYWGAVEIPYRPYYAYEETLATFGDDAGIANSLLSAFERLTAVVTEGDVTAMPAVNEEVRLRIRDAFTRRRPALPADLFLSYVAENRMWADWIESVLTRAGFRVVPRDVSADPAAGGNDVLHAAENAARTVVLLSSAYLKSARAVEVWERAASEDPGGGRRHLLPLRVGDVRLTTPYIDRNPVDLFRLDEVHATAALLRALDRPVKLNEGVPPGPRFPGTVPKIWNAPPRNPGFTGRSVVLERMRDQLGGGMAVVLPQPQTIYGLGGVGKTQVALEYVHRFMADYDLVWWMSAEQPDDVIAGLAELAVRIGAQGGDDMAAASQEAIDLLRRGVPTNRWLLVFDNADDPDALKRFFPTGGHILVTSRNQTWSQYGDALPVDVFLREESVEHLQRRAKGLGREDADQVAEAVGDLPLAVEQAAAWIAETATPVAAYLEQLQEAAARTLALNQPAGYPEPVAATWNVSIERLKERSPAAVRLLQLCAFFAPEPIHANLLYSKEMIEALKPYDASLQEKLVLGRVIREIGRFALAKVDQVSNSIQVHRLVQAVIRAQLSEEEQREARHAVHRILAGARPDDDEPIDNPETWPRFATIWPHLGTSEARHCKEPETRRLLIDRVRYLWKRGDWQTAGALAEDLRDAWRESLGNDDLQYLYLRFHLSNILRSQGRYVEARDLDEVTLERQRAVLGRSHPHTYMTTSSLAMDLGALGQYGRAMELATEAHEGFSQIFHDSHPRTLAAANNLALNLRMVGQYSRAREIDQEVFDRRTEVLGPEHPYTLSSATSLARDLREVGRYEDSVTLLSRTYDIYKETLGRAFPGTLAAGKSLAVSLRRAGRVDDARRLTTATRNRYRAKYTYAHPDSLACDLNLAADLFAAGEPVAARDLAQEVVDQYREVPGERHPYTLAALNNLGIYQWGCGSPESAEQTLQAALRMMREVLGERHPHALFCTVNLANAKADLGELDETLRIEQRTVRALRETLGAHHPEVLGVASNLAVTLGALGRKDEAARMRTETGDELARQLGDDHALTRMARDERRVHRDLEPLAV, encoded by the coding sequence ATGACAGCCAGTCGTGACGGACGCATCGTCACCTTCTACTCCTACAAGGGTGGTACGGGACGGACGATGGCGCTGGCCAACACGGCCTGGATCCTCGCCGCGAACGGCAAGCGGGTCCTCGCCGTCGACTGGGACCTGGAGGCCCCCGGCCTGCACCGCTTCTTCCACCCCTTCCTCGACCCCTCCACCCTCGGCGCCACCACCGGCGTCATCGACCTGATCACCGAGTACGCCTGGGCCGCCACCAGCCCCGTCCAGCGCCCCGACGACTGGCACCGCGACTACGCGCGCATCCAGCCGCACGCCGTCTCCCTCGCCCCCGAGGCGCTCGGCTGGGAGTTCCCCGACGGCGGCACCCTCGACTTCGTCTCCGCCGGCAAACAGAACCGCGAGTACTCCGCCACCGTCTCCACCTTCGACTGGGACAACTTCTACGACCGGCTCGGCGGCGGCCACTTCTTCGACGCCCTGCGCGACGACATGAAGGCCAACTACGACTACGTCCTCATCGACAGCCGCACCGGCCTCAGCGACATCGCCGACATCTGCACCGTCCACCTGCCCGACGCCCTCGTCGACTGCTTCACCCTCAGCGACCAGTCCATGGACGGCGCCGCCGCCGTCGCCCGGCAGATCGACGAGCGGTACGGCGGCCGCGGCATCCGGATCTTCCCCGTGCCCATGCGGATCGACGAGGGCGAGAAGGAGAAGGCCGACGCCGGCCGGGCCCTGGCCCGCCTGAAGTTCGACGGCTTCCCCACCGGCATGACCGGGGAGGAACTCGCCGCCTACTGGGGCGCCGTGGAGATCCCGTACCGGCCCTACTACGCCTACGAGGAGACCCTCGCCACCTTCGGCGACGACGCCGGCATCGCCAACTCGCTGCTGTCCGCCTTCGAACGGCTCACCGCCGTCGTCACCGAGGGCGACGTCACCGCCATGCCGGCCGTCAACGAGGAGGTACGGCTGCGGATCCGCGACGCCTTCACCCGCCGCCGCCCCGCCCTGCCCGCCGACCTGTTCCTCTCGTACGTCGCCGAGAACCGCATGTGGGCCGACTGGATCGAATCCGTCCTCACCCGGGCCGGCTTCCGCGTCGTGCCCCGCGACGTCTCCGCCGACCCGGCGGCCGGCGGCAACGACGTGCTCCACGCCGCCGAGAACGCCGCCCGCACCGTCGTCCTGCTCTCCAGCGCCTACCTCAAGTCCGCCCGCGCCGTGGAGGTCTGGGAACGCGCCGCCTCCGAGGACCCCGGCGGCGGCCGGCGCCACCTGCTGCCGCTGCGCGTCGGCGACGTCCGGCTCACCACCCCCTACATCGACCGCAACCCCGTCGACCTGTTCCGGCTCGACGAGGTGCACGCCACCGCGGCGCTGCTGCGCGCCCTGGACCGGCCGGTCAAACTCAACGAGGGCGTGCCGCCCGGCCCGCGGTTCCCCGGCACCGTCCCCAAGATCTGGAACGCGCCACCCCGCAACCCCGGCTTCACCGGCCGGTCCGTCGTCCTGGAGCGGATGCGCGACCAGCTCGGCGGCGGGATGGCCGTCGTCCTGCCCCAGCCGCAGACCATCTACGGGCTCGGTGGCGTCGGCAAGACCCAGGTCGCCCTCGAATACGTCCACCGTTTCATGGCCGACTACGACCTGGTGTGGTGGATGTCCGCCGAGCAGCCCGACGACGTCATCGCCGGGCTCGCCGAACTGGCCGTCCGCATCGGCGCCCAGGGCGGCGACGACATGGCCGCCGCCTCCCAGGAGGCCATCGACCTGCTCCGGCGCGGCGTGCCCACCAACCGCTGGCTGCTGGTCTTCGACAACGCCGACGACCCCGACGCCCTGAAGCGGTTCTTCCCCACCGGCGGCCACATCCTCGTCACTTCCAGGAACCAGACCTGGTCGCAGTACGGCGACGCGCTGCCCGTCGACGTCTTCCTCCGCGAGGAGTCCGTCGAGCACCTCCAGCGCCGCGCCAAGGGCCTCGGGCGCGAGGACGCCGACCAGGTCGCCGAAGCGGTCGGCGACCTGCCGCTCGCCGTCGAACAGGCCGCCGCCTGGATCGCCGAGACCGCCACCCCCGTCGCCGCCTACCTGGAACAGCTCCAGGAAGCCGCCGCGCGCACCCTCGCGCTCAACCAGCCGGCCGGCTACCCCGAACCGGTCGCCGCGACCTGGAACGTCTCCATCGAACGGCTCAAGGAACGCTCACCGGCCGCCGTGCGGCTGCTCCAGCTGTGCGCCTTCTTCGCCCCCGAACCCATCCACGCCAACCTCCTCTACAGCAAGGAGATGATCGAGGCCCTCAAGCCCTACGACGCCTCCCTCCAGGAGAAGCTCGTCCTCGGCCGGGTGATCCGCGAGATCGGACGGTTCGCGCTGGCCAAGGTCGACCAGGTGTCCAACTCCATCCAGGTCCACCGGCTCGTCCAGGCCGTCATCCGCGCCCAGCTCTCCGAGGAGGAGCAGCGGGAGGCCCGGCACGCCGTCCACCGGATCCTCGCCGGAGCCCGCCCGGACGACGACGAACCGATCGACAACCCCGAGACCTGGCCCCGGTTCGCCACCATCTGGCCCCACCTCGGCACCTCCGAGGCCCGGCACTGCAAGGAGCCAGAGACGCGCCGGCTGCTCATCGACCGCGTCCGCTACCTCTGGAAGCGCGGCGACTGGCAGACCGCCGGCGCGCTCGCCGAGGACCTGCGCGACGCCTGGCGCGAATCGCTCGGCAACGACGACCTCCAGTACCTCTACCTGCGCTTCCACCTCTCCAACATCCTTCGCTCCCAGGGCCGGTACGTGGAGGCCAGGGACCTGGACGAGGTCACCCTGGAGCGGCAGCGCGCCGTACTCGGCCGGTCCCACCCGCACACCTACATGACCACCTCCAGCCTTGCCATGGACCTCGGCGCACTCGGCCAGTACGGCAGGGCCATGGAACTGGCCACCGAGGCGCACGAGGGGTTCAGCCAGATCTTCCACGACTCCCACCCGCGCACCCTGGCCGCCGCCAACAACCTGGCGCTCAACCTGCGCATGGTCGGCCAGTACTCCCGGGCCCGCGAGATCGACCAGGAGGTCTTCGACCGGCGCACCGAAGTGCTCGGACCCGAGCACCCCTACACCCTCTCCTCGGCCACCTCCCTCGCCCGCGACCTGCGGGAGGTCGGACGGTACGAGGACTCGGTGACGCTGCTCTCCCGCACGTACGACATCTACAAGGAGACCCTCGGCCGCGCCTTCCCCGGCACCCTCGCCGCAGGCAAGAGCCTCGCCGTCTCCCTGCGCCGGGCCGGCCGGGTGGACGACGCACGGCGGCTCACCACCGCCACCCGCAACCGGTACCGCGCCAAGTACACCTACGCCCACCCCGACTCGCTCGCCTGCGACCTCAACCTCGCGGCGGACCTCTTCGCGGCCGGCGAGCCGGTCGCCGCCCGCGACCTCGCGCAGGAGGTCGTCGACCAGTACCGCGAAGTGCCCGGCGAGCGGCACCCCTACACCCTGGCCGCGCTCAACAACCTCGGCATCTACCAGTGGGGCTGCGGATCACCCGAGAGCGCCGAACAGACCCTCCAGGCCGCCCTGCGGATGATGCGCGAGGTCCTCGGCGAACGGCACCCGCACGCCCTGTTCTGCACGGTCAACCTCGCCAACGCCAAGGCCGACCTCGGCGAACTGGACGAGACGCTGCGGATCGAACAGCGCACCGTGCGGGCGCTGCGCGAGACCCTCGGCGCCCACCACCCCGAAGTGCTGGGCGTCGCCTCCAACCTGGCGGTCACCTTGGGCGCCCTGGGCCGCAAGGACGAGGCGGCCCGGATGCGGACGGAGACCGGCGACGAACTCGCCCGGCAACTCGGCGACGACCACGCCCTGACCCGGATGGCCCGCGACGAGCGCCGGGTCCACCGGGACCTGGAGCCGCTGGCTGTCTGA
- a CDS encoding DUF1684 domain-containing protein, which translates to MSSDPHADWRRWHERRTASVSAPYGPLSLSGTHWLADHPEGRIPAVPGRWREDGDHVLLSATAADGVTVDGEPLTGDVRLTADHAPIPRSRVAAGDRRLVVLRREGLWAVRDFDPGAPARRAFRGIEATPYEERWVVPGTYRPYAAERSVRVENADGRERGLGLTGELAFALGGEEHTLQVVAEDDGTLWAVFADATSGKDTYRFRFLRPAAPGPDGGVTVDLNRALLPPCAFAEHFICPFPPPGNTLPVPVPAGERNVLSG; encoded by the coding sequence ATGAGCAGTGACCCCCACGCGGACTGGCGGCGCTGGCACGAGCGGCGCACCGCCTCCGTATCGGCCCCGTACGGCCCGCTGTCCCTGTCCGGTACGCACTGGCTGGCCGACCACCCGGAAGGTCGAATTCCGGCCGTCCCGGGCAGGTGGCGCGAAGACGGCGACCACGTGCTCCTCAGCGCCACCGCCGCCGACGGCGTCACCGTCGACGGCGAGCCCCTGACCGGCGACGTCCGGCTGACCGCCGACCACGCCCCGATCCCGCGCTCGCGCGTCGCGGCGGGTGACCGGCGGCTGGTCGTGCTGCGCCGCGAAGGGCTCTGGGCGGTACGCGACTTCGACCCCGGCGCCCCGGCGCGCCGCGCCTTCCGGGGCATCGAGGCCACCCCGTACGAGGAGCGCTGGGTGGTGCCGGGGACGTACCGGCCGTACGCGGCGGAGCGCAGCGTCCGCGTCGAGAACGCCGACGGGCGCGAGCGGGGGCTCGGCCTGACGGGCGAGCTGGCGTTCGCGCTCGGGGGCGAGGAGCACACCCTCCAGGTGGTGGCCGAGGACGACGGCACGCTGTGGGCCGTCTTCGCCGACGCGACCAGCGGGAAGGACACGTACCGCTTCCGCTTCCTGCGGCCCGCCGCGCCCGGGCCCGACGGCGGTGTGACGGTCGACCTCAACCGGGCGCTGCTCCCGCCGTGCGCGTTCGCCGAGCACTTCATCTGCCCCTTCCCGCCGCCCGGCAACACCCTCCCGGTGCCGGTCCCGGCGGGGGAGCGGAACGTGCTGAGCGGCTGA